One Paenibacillus sp. SYP-B4298 genomic window, CTTTCTCGCTGCAGAACCGAATGCAGTTCATCTTGATCGATCACATCTGGCAAGATGGCGCTTGCGGCTGTCCCCTTCCAGCTAGAGCCTGGGTAACCAAGTCCATCACTCACAACGTGCAAGGCAGCATCCAGCAGCCGATCTGCCTGTATTCCTTCCACCCGCACTGCCGTTTGAACCAGCATGGCGGCCCCATGCCCCGAATTTGCCAACCGCCACAGCCTCTTTAGCTGCGGCGACCCTTCGTGGACGAACTCAACGTGGCTGTTCACAGTATTCCTCCTTCAATCGTATCCCGCTTGCGCGTTCTTGAATGCTGTATGACTATATCTCTGGCAACTCATCCCAGTTGGTCATCTCCGACATGCCCACCAGAACCTTCCTCGCTCCGGTGAATGGCTCTCTGGCATGAGCGGCCATAAGGTTGTCAAGCATTAGAATATCTCCCTCTTGCCATTCAAACTTCACTGTTTCCTTGGCATAGGCCAAGCGCAGCGCCTCTAATGTAGAATCCTCAATCGGGCTTCCGTCCCCATAATAGGTATTATTGGGGAGATCCTCCTCGGAGTAGATTTGCTGTAGTGCCTTACGCAATTTCTCGTCGAAGGTGGTAATGTGAAAAAAGGTCGCATGATTAAACCAGATGGGCTCTCCAGTATGCGGGTGTCTCGCACTGGCTCTGCTACTGCGTGCAACGCGAAGCCCGCCATCCTTCTTCCATTCCCAACTATAGCCGGCAGATTGGCAGTACTGCTCCACTTGCTCCCGATCCTCTGTCTGAAACACTGTTTTCCATGTCAGGCCGATATTATCGCTAAAATTACGAACATATCTCACGCCTTTTTCACGAAAGCGGTTTCTAATGACTTCAGGAATATGGGAATAAACCTTTCTTACATCTGCAATGGGTGTTTCTCCGCCCGTCTGCGAAGCTGTCTGACAATAGAAAAAAATCTTCTTGGCAAAGCTGTGGGAGTAAGAATTCTCATTATGAAGATATATCGGCTGATGTGGGGGATAGTCAGTGGAAGTATAAATATTCCCCTCAATCTGGCTGCGCGGGGAAGAGCGCTCGCGATACTCCAGCAGCTCTCCTGACAGCAAGCGAATAATCTTTTCAAACTGTATGACATCGATGTTGCTGAAGCCGCGAAACAGGATGGCTCCATGCTCCTGCAGCCTGCTTAATATTTCCTCTCTTTCGGCGCTGATCCATGCGGCTGCGTCAACCCCATCTCCGCCTGTCTCAGCTTGACATACCAAAGGAAAGCGCTTCTCCTCCGACAGATATCTCCAGTGAATCTTTGAAGCAGATGGTACCATTCCAACTCC contains:
- a CDS encoding TauD/TfdA family dioxygenase encodes the protein MVCQAETGGDGVDAAAWISAEREEILSRLQEHGAILFRGFSNIDVIQFEKIIRLLSGELLEYRERSSPRSQIEGNIYTSTDYPPHQPIYLHNENSYSHSFAKKIFFYCQTASQTGGETPIADVRKVYSHIPEVIRNRFREKGVRYVRNFSDNIGLTWKTVFQTEDREQVEQYCQSAGYSWEWKKDGGLRVARSSRASARHPHTGEPIWFNHATFFHITTFDEKLRKALQQIYSEEDLPNNTYYGDGSPIEDSTLEALRLAYAKETVKFEWQEGDILMLDNLMAAHAREPFTGARKVLVGMSEMTNWDELPEI